The Pseudomonadota bacterium genome has a segment encoding these proteins:
- the greA gene encoding transcription elongation factor GreA yields MDRVPMTATGFKRLEAELKQLKSVERPAVIKAIAEARDHGDLSENAEYHAARERQSFIEGRILELEDRIGRAEVIDTSRLSGKTVRFGATVTLADTDTDEESTYQIVGQDESDIKQGFLSVTAPLARALIGKEQGDTVEVPAPGGSRQYEIVKVVYK; encoded by the coding sequence ATGGACAGGGTTCCCATGACCGCCACAGGTTTCAAACGCCTGGAGGCCGAGCTGAAACAGCTGAAATCCGTCGAGCGGCCGGCCGTCATCAAGGCCATTGCCGAGGCCCGCGACCACGGCGACCTGTCGGAAAACGCTGAATACCATGCGGCCCGGGAGCGCCAGAGCTTCATCGAGGGCCGGATCCTGGAACTGGAAGACCGCATCGGCCGGGCCGAGGTGATTGATACTTCCCGCTTGTCCGGCAAGACCGTCAGGTTCGGAGCCACCGTCACCCTGGCTGATACAGATACGGACGAGGAATCCACCTACCAGATCGTGGGCCAGGACGAGAGCGACATCAAGCAGGGCTTCCTGTCCGTCACAGCCCCGCTGGCCCGCGCACTGATCGGCAAGGAACAGGGCGACACCGTGGAAGTGCCGGCCCCCGGCGGCTCCCGCCAGTACGAGATTGTCAAGGTTGTCTACAAGTAA